The following are from one region of the Nostoc cf. commune SO-36 genome:
- a CDS encoding CAAD domain-containing protein — protein MPEQEFTETASKEATVAEINNQTGTITKLQPPAQSQDEWLKYGEQVSTFLATLPEYLGSFFNQYKQPLVTLGLIVGSIVGVKVLLAILDALNDIPLVAPTFELIGIGYSAWFVYRYLLKASTRKELTSEITTLKSQVVGKEIPEA, from the coding sequence ATGCCAGAACAAGAATTTACCGAAACCGCATCCAAAGAGGCTACAGTGGCAGAAATCAACAACCAGACGGGAACCATCACAAAACTTCAGCCTCCTGCACAGTCTCAGGACGAATGGCTAAAATACGGAGAGCAAGTTTCTACGTTTTTAGCAACATTACCAGAATATCTAGGAAGCTTTTTTAATCAATATAAGCAACCCCTAGTAACACTTGGTTTAATTGTGGGGTCTATTGTTGGGGTTAAAGTACTCTTGGCAATATTAGATGCTTTGAATGATATTCCCTTGGTAGCACCTACTTTTGAGTTGATTGGTATTGGCTACTCTGCGTGGTTTGTTTACCGCTATTTACTCAAAGCCTCAACAAGGAAAGAGTTAACTAGTGAAATCACCACTCTTAAATCACAAGTTGTTGGTAAAGAAATTCCAGAAGCTTAA